From a region of the Armatimonas rosea genome:
- a CDS encoding sulfatase family protein, producing the protein MKQPNILVFLTDDHGPWAMGCAGNKELHTPAMDFLARTGARMTHAYTPGPVCSPARASFWTGRMPSQHGIHDWIQEPTRPTIRLQGEVNLAERLKAAGYQTGHFGKWHCGASWEKQPGFDDYLGENKEQYPHKGVCKFTHNGVPVEHNGHRAPFVTKKALEFLEKRDKNRPFFCFIGHVDTHSPFTMHPERLVESHAKDSFSDIPKEKYLGNAARVPGKLPDAKEHRRRLEQYYAAVEMIDEQVGLVLDYLDGIGELDNTLVVYTGDHGHMNGHHGLYFKGNATQPPNFYDESIQVPCVLRWPGQIAAGTVSAAPASHCDLFQTVLAAAGAPAPGYDGPGHSYLGLLGNAVDSKWGDASFCEYGTARMIRTPKWKLVVRYAPQATGDELYDLERDPRETKNVLGDPKNAATIVELRERLDAFFAKYTQPGRDGRELAAKTPDFFNDSKLWHP; encoded by the coding sequence ATGAAACAGCCCAATATTCTTGTCTTTCTCACCGATGACCACGGGCCGTGGGCGATGGGCTGTGCGGGCAACAAAGAGCTGCACACGCCCGCGATGGATTTTTTGGCCCGCACCGGGGCACGGATGACCCATGCCTACACGCCGGGGCCGGTCTGCTCGCCGGCGCGTGCGAGCTTTTGGACGGGGCGCATGCCATCGCAGCACGGGATTCACGACTGGATTCAAGAGCCAACCCGCCCGACCATTCGCTTGCAGGGCGAGGTCAATCTGGCAGAGCGGCTCAAAGCAGCGGGCTACCAGACAGGTCACTTTGGAAAGTGGCACTGCGGCGCGAGCTGGGAGAAGCAGCCGGGCTTCGACGACTACCTCGGGGAGAATAAAGAGCAGTACCCGCACAAGGGAGTCTGTAAGTTTACGCACAACGGTGTCCCCGTGGAGCACAATGGTCACCGGGCGCCGTTTGTGACCAAAAAGGCGCTGGAGTTCTTGGAAAAGCGCGATAAAAACCGGCCGTTCTTTTGCTTTATTGGGCATGTGGATACGCACTCGCCGTTTACGATGCACCCGGAGCGGCTGGTCGAGAGCCATGCAAAAGACAGTTTTTCGGACATTCCCAAGGAGAAGTATCTCGGGAACGCGGCGCGGGTGCCGGGGAAGCTCCCCGATGCGAAAGAGCACCGGCGCCGGCTGGAGCAGTACTACGCCGCCGTAGAAATGATCGACGAGCAAGTGGGGCTGGTTTTAGACTATCTGGATGGAATCGGGGAGCTGGACAACACACTGGTGGTCTACACGGGCGACCATGGGCACATGAACGGGCACCACGGGCTCTACTTTAAGGGTAACGCCACCCAGCCGCCAAACTTCTACGACGAGAGCATCCAGGTTCCTTGTGTCCTGCGCTGGCCCGGTCAGATCGCGGCGGGGACGGTGAGTGCGGCCCCGGCCAGCCACTGCGATCTTTTTCAGACGGTGCTGGCGGCCGCAGGCGCTCCCGCGCCGGGCTACGATGGGCCGGGGCATAGCTATCTTGGCTTGCTGGGAAACGCCGTCGATAGCAAGTGGGGCGATGCGAGCTTTTGTGAGTACGGAACCGCGCGAATGATTCGCACGCCCAAGTGGAAGCTGGTCGTGCGGTACGCCCCCCAAGCAACCGGCGATGAGCTCTACGACTTGGAGCGCGATCCGCGGGAGACGAAAAATGTCCTCGGTGACCCTAAAAACGCCGCCACGATTGTGGAGCTACGGGAGCGCTTGGACGCGTTTTTTGCTAAGTACACCCAGCCCGGCCGCGATGGGCGGGAGCTCGCCGCCAAGACCCCGGATTTCTTCAACGATAGCAAGCTCTGGCATCCTTGA
- a CDS encoding DUF6932 family protein gives MALPDFRDDGWLPEGHHAITWDELCQTFGGEPGTQRQQILERLLLWRDRARGHGLRGRLLLDGSFISTKLNPGDFDAIFIGAEGIEEILVQNQEAQLLLNYQVCKELYKADLLFFSEAALRKFPEFCRLDGFDFNKDKKPKGLVELTL, from the coding sequence ATGGCACTCCCTGATTTTCGTGACGATGGCTGGCTCCCAGAAGGACATCATGCCATCACCTGGGACGAGTTGTGCCAAACATTTGGCGGTGAGCCCGGAACACAACGACAACAAATTCTTGAGCGCTTACTCCTCTGGCGAGACCGGGCACGCGGCCATGGTTTGAGAGGTCGCCTGTTGCTTGATGGGAGCTTTATCTCCACGAAGCTCAATCCTGGTGATTTCGATGCAATCTTCATTGGAGCAGAAGGTATCGAGGAAATCTTGGTTCAGAATCAAGAGGCCCAGCTGCTCCTCAACTACCAGGTATGCAAAGAGCTCTACAAAGCTGACCTTCTCTTTTTCTCCGAAGCCGCCCTACGCAAGTTCCCAGAGTTCTGCCGCCTAGATGGCTTCGATTTCAACAAAGATAAGAAACCGAAAGGACTAGTGGAACTAACCCTATGA
- a CDS encoding HEAT repeat domain-containing protein, with the protein MDSAENLARLWEREGHPLVQEEVPWILFDPASRESVLQAVMLLKPEVAESFLGALVRVTPLADLGMQALARRSDARREVLERLLENFWSRSDLYQVPQVGLRALRDSTHPQLATWATDWAFALLKEKWGSVVEFCPWVIQRKITRIIGLLGQPQAIGLLTVLWDNLEGDDTLAMECGIAEALGLIGGLEAVEALVARWNHREGREAQELHKEIIAALADSGEPGALASLLKVAKPSEVAAGRHFQLEALCGREPVEVLLAWLAQLPSEGAWGLHNAIEKALTDYFSQEPEDTLLARWDAATGQGTGYVQSAIAKAFGKRAEYSDIDALLERLSRFQDETNWHVQQELASVLERLFVKEPVAVLLERWDRAEGYTAWRIQVALAGALQKIGDQTAVPALLVRWESAEGEKAHAVQRAIAEVVGTLGDSTHLDILLRYWDAAEGEGAITLQEALASAIGELGNPRGVGALLERWDTAQAERDLSVSVLRAIGNLGGNNAITLLFDKWDYFVALSQRRRHDYNTDILLYTIACVLGRIGNEAVLAGLLERWEHVERQRLYTNAGIKGALEELFAQESPERLYERWGQATGSKSEEIRAVIAKVLETKFRAEQSVSYLMAQWNCVEGEQADLVKCALLRALGAHASVGAVDALLEHRDSLDHEENGYLRTLRRESLEQLGLTALPRIWETWCSPAQTDTKRAAMGHLLFALAARA; encoded by the coding sequence ATGGACTCTGCAGAAAACCTGGCGCGGCTCTGGGAGCGTGAGGGGCATCCGCTTGTGCAGGAAGAGGTGCCGTGGATTCTCTTTGATCCCGCTTCTCGGGAGTCGGTTTTGCAGGCTGTGATGTTGCTGAAGCCGGAGGTTGCGGAGAGCTTCTTGGGCGCGCTTGTGCGAGTGACTCCATTGGCGGACTTGGGCATGCAGGCTCTCGCTCGCCGTTCGGATGCTCGCCGTGAGGTTCTTGAGCGGCTCCTAGAGAACTTCTGGAGCCGCTCCGATTTGTACCAGGTTCCACAAGTGGGGCTTCGGGCTTTGCGGGACTCTACACATCCACAGCTTGCCACCTGGGCCACGGACTGGGCCTTTGCTCTTCTGAAAGAGAAGTGGGGGAGTGTGGTTGAGTTTTGTCCTTGGGTGATCCAGAGAAAAATCACCCGTATCATCGGGCTTCTGGGGCAGCCCCAAGCGATTGGGCTACTCACGGTGCTTTGGGATAACTTAGAGGGTGACGATACCCTTGCGATGGAGTGTGGAATCGCGGAGGCACTGGGGCTAATCGGTGGTCTAGAGGCGGTGGAGGCACTGGTGGCACGCTGGAACCACCGAGAGGGCAGAGAGGCTCAGGAGCTCCATAAAGAGATCATTGCGGCGCTGGCGGATAGTGGTGAGCCTGGCGCGTTGGCGTCGCTTCTTAAAGTCGCAAAACCCTCTGAGGTTGCGGCAGGACGGCACTTCCAACTGGAGGCGCTGTGCGGGCGCGAGCCCGTGGAAGTCCTTCTGGCGTGGCTCGCACAGCTTCCTAGCGAAGGGGCATGGGGGCTGCACAATGCCATAGAGAAGGCACTAACGGATTACTTTTCGCAAGAGCCTGAGGATACGCTTTTAGCTCGCTGGGATGCCGCGACTGGACAGGGAACTGGTTATGTACAGAGCGCTATTGCCAAGGCGTTTGGCAAGCGCGCCGAGTACTCCGATATTGATGCTCTGCTGGAGAGACTGAGCCGCTTTCAGGATGAGACCAACTGGCACGTGCAACAAGAGCTGGCTAGCGTACTGGAAAGGCTCTTTGTCAAGGAGCCCGTTGCAGTTCTCCTTGAGCGCTGGGATCGTGCTGAGGGCTACACTGCTTGGCGGATACAAGTTGCTCTGGCGGGAGCACTGCAGAAGATTGGCGATCAGACGGCGGTCCCTGCGCTTCTGGTGCGATGGGAAAGTGCGGAGGGGGAGAAGGCTCACGCCGTGCAGCGGGCCATTGCAGAGGTCGTGGGCACCTTGGGCGATAGTACTCACCTTGATATACTCTTGAGATACTGGGATGCCGCCGAAGGCGAGGGGGCCATTACCCTCCAAGAGGCACTTGCATCGGCGATAGGGGAGCTGGGAAATCCGCGCGGTGTTGGGGCATTGTTGGAACGCTGGGACACTGCTCAGGCGGAGAGGGATCTCTCTGTATCTGTCCTTCGTGCGATAGGCAATCTGGGAGGGAACAACGCTATTACGTTACTCTTTGACAAGTGGGACTACTTTGTGGCTCTGTCTCAAAGGCGGCGGCATGACTATAACACCGATATTTTGCTTTATACCATCGCCTGCGTCTTAGGACGGATTGGGAATGAAGCTGTGCTTGCGGGACTGCTGGAGCGCTGGGAACACGTTGAGAGGCAACGTCTATACACCAACGCTGGTATTAAAGGGGCTCTTGAAGAACTCTTTGCTCAGGAATCACCAGAGCGCCTTTATGAGAGATGGGGCCAGGCGACGGGCTCCAAGTCTGAGGAGATTCGTGCGGTGATTGCCAAGGTGCTGGAGACCAAGTTCCGTGCGGAGCAATCGGTTTCGTACCTGATGGCACAGTGGAATTGTGTTGAAGGAGAGCAGGCTGACTTGGTGAAGTGTGCCCTCCTTCGTGCCTTGGGTGCCCATGCGAGCGTTGGGGCTGTGGACGCTCTCTTGGAGCACCGGGACTCTCTGGATCACGAAGAGAATGGCTACCTCCGAACGCTTCGCAGGGAATCGCTAGAGCAGCTTGGTCTCACAGCCCTCCCACGAATCTGGGAGACCTGGTGCTCCCCAGCACAAACTGACACCAAACGCGCCGCTATGGGACACCTCCTTTTTGCGCTAGCGGCACGGGCCTAA
- a CDS encoding Gfo/Idh/MocA family protein encodes MSDEKTTDDYALKASVQQHVAAPELPYLPPKPKHYSPKIGLIACGGITQAHLSAYSAQGYNVVALCDVDIEKAEKRRAEFYPEARVTTDFADILRDPEIEVVDIASHPRERLPLVEAALTAKKHVLSQKPFVLSLDDGERLCDLAEAKGVKLAVNQNGRWAPHFSYIREAVQAGLIGDVISAHVGVHWDHTWVKGTAFESIYDLVFYDFAIHWFDFVSTLIPGKARSVYATRAHAAGQTIGPPMLAQALVQLDGGQASLIFDAHVKHGSLDRTFVAGTDGTLTSTGPDLGTQTVTLTTAAGVATPELTGTWFNDGFKGTMGELLCAIEENREPRNSARSNLASLALCFAAIASANENAPKIVGEVRQLPAGSAPGV; translated from the coding sequence ATGAGCGATGAGAAAACAACGGACGATTACGCGCTGAAAGCGAGCGTCCAGCAGCACGTGGCCGCGCCGGAGCTGCCCTACCTGCCCCCCAAACCCAAGCATTACTCCCCCAAGATCGGGCTCATCGCCTGCGGTGGGATCACCCAAGCGCACCTCAGCGCGTACTCGGCGCAGGGCTACAACGTCGTGGCCCTCTGCGATGTCGATATCGAAAAAGCCGAGAAGCGCCGCGCCGAGTTCTACCCTGAGGCGCGGGTGACCACGGACTTTGCGGACATTCTGCGCGACCCCGAGATCGAGGTTGTGGACATTGCGTCGCACCCGCGTGAGCGCCTGCCGCTGGTGGAGGCGGCGCTGACGGCCAAGAAGCACGTGCTCTCGCAGAAGCCCTTTGTGCTCTCGCTCGACGACGGCGAGCGGCTCTGTGATCTGGCGGAGGCAAAGGGGGTAAAGCTCGCCGTGAACCAGAACGGGCGCTGGGCACCGCATTTTTCGTATATCCGCGAGGCAGTGCAGGCCGGGCTAATCGGCGACGTGATCTCTGCCCATGTCGGGGTGCACTGGGACCACACGTGGGTGAAGGGCACGGCGTTTGAGAGCATCTACGACCTGGTTTTCTACGACTTCGCCATCCACTGGTTCGACTTTGTGAGTACGCTGATTCCCGGCAAGGCACGCTCGGTCTATGCCACCCGCGCCCACGCCGCGGGACAGACCATCGGGCCACCGATGCTGGCGCAGGCACTGGTGCAGCTCGACGGTGGCCAGGCATCGCTTATCTTCGATGCCCATGTCAAGCACGGCTCGCTGGACCGGACGTTTGTCGCGGGCACCGACGGCACCCTCACCAGCACCGGCCCCGATCTCGGCACGCAGACCGTGACGCTGACCACAGCGGCGGGGGTCGCGACACCAGAGCTCACGGGGACGTGGTTCAACGATGGCTTCAAGGGCACGATGGGCGAGCTGCTCTGCGCCATTGAGGAGAACCGCGAGCCGCGCAACTCTGCACGTAGCAACCTCGCCAGCCTCGCGCTCTGCTTTGCAGCAATTGCCAGCGCCAATGAGAACGCGCCCAAAATAGTCGGCGAGGTGCGCCAGCTCCCCGCGGGAAGCGCACCCGGCGTGTGA
- a CDS encoding sugar isomerase domain-containing protein → MSSSPTLSYLEACRQMVETVAAQEAAMQQAAALFAATILTGRMVHVFGSGHSRMMVEEMWPRYGSYPGWNPLVELSLSFHNLVVGANGQRQAMFLENVSGLAEQILRNFDLKPTDSALIISSSGCSLVPVELAEIFQSRGIPVVAIVSKVHAEASASKRSDGKKLMDFAEIVLDTGAPIGDAIVQIPGMEMKVAPGSTVGGAMLVNCMKAETAKLLTEAGKPPLALAGAVAVGSARSVEIFQAAYDEHAHRLARLFESVGGNDGTGGRPA, encoded by the coding sequence GTGAGTAGTAGTCCAACCCTTTCGTATCTAGAAGCCTGTCGCCAGATGGTGGAGACAGTCGCGGCGCAGGAAGCGGCGATGCAGCAAGCGGCGGCGCTGTTTGCCGCCACGATCCTGACCGGGCGCATGGTCCATGTCTTTGGCTCCGGGCATAGCCGCATGATGGTCGAGGAGATGTGGCCACGCTACGGCTCCTACCCCGGCTGGAATCCCTTAGTCGAGCTCTCACTGAGCTTCCATAACCTCGTCGTGGGCGCCAATGGCCAGCGTCAGGCGATGTTCCTGGAGAATGTCTCGGGGCTGGCGGAACAGATCCTGCGTAACTTTGATCTCAAACCCACCGACTCCGCGCTGATTATCTCGTCGTCGGGGTGTAGCCTAGTGCCGGTGGAGCTTGCCGAGATTTTCCAGAGCCGGGGGATTCCCGTGGTGGCGATTGTCTCGAAAGTCCACGCGGAGGCATCGGCGAGCAAGCGCAGCGATGGGAAGAAGCTGATGGACTTCGCCGAGATTGTCCTCGACACGGGCGCACCGATTGGCGATGCGATAGTGCAGATTCCGGGGATGGAGATGAAGGTCGCGCCGGGCTCCACCGTGGGCGGGGCGATGCTGGTGAACTGCATGAAGGCGGAGACGGCGAAGCTGCTGACGGAAGCCGGAAAGCCGCCTTTGGCCCTAGCCGGAGCGGTGGCGGTGGGCTCCGCCCGGAGCGTGGAGATTTTTCAAGCGGCGTACGACGAGCACGCGCACCGACTGGCGCGGCTCTTTGAGTCGGTAGGAGGAAACGATGGCACAGGAGGACGACCGGCGTAA
- a CDS encoding GxGYxYP domain-containing protein, giving the protein MSFPRVAVFDERDFPTYGVSAQLTPRNLVHDLKAAGFEAELLDSTALADTSRFNAQRFAALILPQGNTFPKVAFANLRRFHQDKGSLITSGIPFTHPVIRKDGAFVDTGHEDAPARFGENGIGVGGFAGPGKTTAPATIATGDPLRLKGIVTETPLPRPAPQWLDPKSLPQGVRLIPALGDAARPLVALVVHESGPFAGAVDAWTFRLGQRDREGYESQQLVVRATVAALAQAGKLSVSETTSAFRRLDALPRPAVYSDVVLPTVPRRYSTFQPKLPPPARQLHVADIRKLTPDEKVFLFSLQGLVNRTQPRIYFLTDDDDTLWLDELQRQGATDKPLMVSDPFSLLETFKNEYRGAVVCDPKVYASPCVAVTLAGQESLLVCKTPALAKRHKLAIKTDLRGKFANNAAALRFIRTKLIAKQDPYLTCSLDPVRFDQGGLDHLIASKASVFWITGPKAAHLPGADMAAELEELRAYLAKLPLGAVVRGFWWHGDGMGLQEDDGVALGSRFGKITLVSDLITNLSVHSGVPAATLKQKPRPAPPKFDPTKVYVCFTMSDGDNLCTWRGYFRRYFEDPMRGQIPVGWGMGPTLIDLAPTWARWYYEHATENDEFICDVSGVAYIYPPSWGTALRDRDAAFRYFYGRTQEYMAKMDMNTVRLMDVDTADIAKVGPLLPQTTYLMPDYGHAGVTNYHELTYTLPTGQSVFRAATSGSGPEHFAKQIRERAGQNRPAFINAFIWNWGSKLGDLKKTLEILGDDFVAVTPSQLQALYKQSG; this is encoded by the coding sequence ATGAGTTTTCCCCGTGTCGCGGTCTTTGACGAGAGAGACTTTCCCACCTACGGCGTCAGCGCCCAGCTCACGCCGCGCAACCTTGTGCACGATCTAAAGGCCGCAGGCTTCGAGGCCGAGCTGCTCGATAGCACCGCCCTTGCCGATACCAGTCGGTTCAATGCCCAGCGCTTTGCGGCGCTGATCCTGCCACAGGGCAACACATTCCCCAAGGTGGCATTTGCGAACCTGCGCCGGTTCCACCAAGACAAGGGCTCGCTGATTACGTCGGGGATTCCCTTCACGCACCCCGTGATTCGTAAAGACGGCGCGTTTGTGGACACAGGCCACGAGGACGCGCCCGCGCGCTTTGGCGAGAACGGAATCGGTGTGGGCGGGTTTGCGGGGCCGGGCAAGACGACTGCTCCGGCGACCATCGCGACCGGCGACCCGCTGCGCCTCAAGGGAATTGTCACGGAGACGCCGCTCCCGCGCCCGGCACCGCAGTGGCTCGATCCGAAGTCGCTTCCCCAAGGCGTGCGCCTCATCCCCGCCCTCGGCGATGCCGCGCGGCCCTTGGTGGCGCTGGTGGTGCATGAGAGCGGGCCGTTTGCGGGCGCCGTGGATGCCTGGACGTTTCGTCTCGGCCAGCGAGACAGGGAGGGCTACGAGAGCCAGCAGCTCGTGGTCCGTGCGACAGTCGCCGCCCTTGCCCAGGCGGGAAAGCTCAGTGTCAGCGAGACGACGAGCGCGTTTCGTCGCCTCGATGCCCTGCCGCGCCCGGCGGTCTATAGCGATGTCGTCCTGCCGACTGTGCCCCGGCGCTACTCGACCTTCCAGCCCAAGCTGCCACCGCCCGCGCGCCAGCTTCATGTGGCTGATATCCGCAAACTCACCCCCGATGAGAAAGTGTTCCTCTTCTCGCTCCAGGGCCTCGTCAACCGCACCCAGCCGCGTATCTACTTCCTCACTGACGACGACGACACGCTCTGGCTCGACGAGCTCCAGCGGCAAGGCGCGACCGACAAGCCGCTCATGGTCAGCGATCCGTTCTCCTTGCTGGAGACCTTCAAGAACGAGTACCGCGGTGCCGTGGTCTGTGATCCCAAGGTCTACGCGTCACCGTGCGTGGCGGTGACTCTGGCCGGCCAAGAGAGCCTGCTGGTCTGCAAGACGCCCGCGCTGGCGAAGCGCCACAAGCTCGCGATCAAGACCGACCTGCGGGGGAAGTTTGCCAATAACGCCGCCGCCCTGCGCTTTATTCGCACCAAGCTCATCGCCAAGCAAGACCCGTATCTCACCTGTAGCCTCGATCCCGTGCGCTTCGACCAGGGCGGGCTGGACCATCTGATCGCGTCGAAGGCGTCGGTGTTCTGGATCACCGGCCCGAAGGCGGCGCACCTCCCGGGCGCGGACATGGCGGCGGAGCTGGAGGAGCTGCGGGCCTATCTCGCCAAGCTCCCGCTCGGGGCCGTGGTGCGCGGGTTCTGGTGGCACGGCGATGGGATGGGGCTGCAAGAAGACGATGGCGTGGCGCTGGGGAGCCGCTTTGGCAAGATCACGCTGGTGAGCGACCTCATCACCAATCTCTCGGTCCACAGCGGTGTCCCGGCGGCCACGCTCAAGCAGAAGCCACGCCCCGCGCCGCCCAAGTTCGACCCGACCAAGGTCTATGTCTGCTTCACCATGAGCGACGGCGACAACCTCTGCACCTGGCGCGGCTACTTCCGGCGCTACTTCGAGGACCCTATGCGCGGCCAGATTCCGGTCGGCTGGGGCATGGGGCCAACCCTGATCGACCTCGCCCCCACCTGGGCACGCTGGTACTACGAGCACGCCACGGAGAACGATGAGTTTATCTGCGATGTCTCGGGGGTCGCCTATATCTACCCACCGTCGTGGGGCACGGCACTGAGAGACCGCGACGCCGCCTTCCGCTACTTCTACGGCCGCACCCAGGAGTACATGGCGAAGATGGACATGAACACCGTCCGCCTGATGGATGTCGATACCGCCGATATCGCCAAAGTCGGGCCGCTTCTCCCCCAAACCACCTACCTCATGCCCGACTACGGCCACGCAGGAGTGACAAACTACCACGAGCTAACCTACACCCTCCCCACCGGCCAGAGTGTCTTCCGCGCCGCCACCAGCGGCAGCGGCCCGGAGCACTTCGCTAAGCAAATCCGGGAGCGTGCGGGTCAAAACCGCCCCGCGTTTATCAATGCCTTCATTTGGAACTGGGGCTCCAAGCTCGGGGATCTGAAGAAAACCCTAGAAATCCTCGGCGACGACTTTGTCGCGGTCACTCCCTCACAGCTCCAGGCGCTCTACAAACAATCCGGGTAG
- a CDS encoding methylglyoxal synthase translates to MSDEKYVALIAHDGRKDVMADFVRRHKKRLDGLPLVATATTGGIIEAETGLDVKRVLSGPRGGDLQIGAMIAEGKVRAVVFLRDPLTAHPHEPDINALMKVCDIHNVPLATNIATAEMLLDNLK, encoded by the coding sequence ATGAGTGACGAAAAGTACGTGGCGCTGATCGCCCACGATGGACGGAAAGATGTGATGGCGGACTTCGTGCGACGGCACAAGAAGCGCCTCGACGGCCTGCCGCTGGTGGCGACGGCGACCACGGGGGGGATTATCGAGGCGGAGACGGGCCTGGACGTAAAACGCGTGCTCTCGGGGCCGCGCGGCGGGGACCTCCAGATCGGAGCGATGATCGCGGAGGGGAAGGTGCGCGCCGTGGTGTTCCTACGCGACCCCCTCACCGCGCACCCGCACGAGCCGGATATCAACGCCCTGATGAAGGTCTGCGATATTCACAATGTCCCGCTCGCCACCAATATCGCCACGGCAGAGATGCTGCTGGACAACTTAAAGTAA
- a CDS encoding SDR family NAD(P)-dependent oxidoreductase: MNLLITGATGIAAATVRLATAAGHKVFVTSLHADDCAALGVPYFAADLTDSAQATAAVAAAVAELGSLDGVFCVVGGSGRRFGDGPLDACTDEGWRQTFALNLDTTFFIARAALTQFLAQGTGGSLVLTGSVLATHPEPGKFATHAYAASKGAILSLVTTLASYYAPQKIRVNAVAPGLVRTPMSQRAQGDAEILALMKTKQPLAEDLLDADELAKAALFLLSESAAQITGQTLTVDGGWSVS, translated from the coding sequence ATGAACCTTCTCATTACGGGCGCGACGGGGATTGCGGCGGCGACGGTGCGGCTGGCAACGGCGGCGGGGCATAAAGTTTTTGTGACGAGCCTGCACGCCGACGACTGCGCGGCGCTCGGGGTGCCGTATTTTGCGGCGGACTTGACCGACTCCGCACAGGCGACGGCGGCGGTGGCGGCGGCGGTGGCGGAGCTGGGGAGCCTGGATGGCGTGTTCTGCGTGGTCGGTGGGTCGGGGCGGCGGTTTGGGGATGGGCCGCTGGACGCCTGCACCGACGAGGGCTGGCGGCAGACGTTCGCGCTGAACTTGGACACAACTTTCTTTATCGCCCGCGCCGCGCTCACGCAGTTTCTGGCGCAGGGAACGGGAGGGAGTTTGGTGCTGACGGGGTCGGTGCTGGCGACACACCCAGAGCCGGGGAAGTTTGCGACCCATGCCTACGCGGCGAGTAAGGGCGCGATCTTGAGTCTGGTGACGACACTCGCTTCCTACTACGCGCCGCAGAAGATTCGGGTGAACGCGGTCGCGCCGGGGCTGGTGCGCACGCCCATGAGCCAGCGCGCCCAGGGTGATGCCGAGATTCTAGCGCTCATGAAGACCAAGCAGCCCCTCGCCGAGGATCTGCTCGATGCCGACGAGCTCGCCAAGGCCGCACTGTTCTTGCTGAGCGAGAGCGCCGCGCAGATCACCGGGCAGACCCTCACGGTAGACGGCGGCTGGTCTGTATCGTAG